A DNA window from Kitasatospora atroaurantiaca contains the following coding sequences:
- the rplO gene encoding 50S ribosomal protein L15 → MADSPLKVHNLRPAPGAKTAKTRVGRGEASKGKTAGRGTKGTKARYQVPQRFEGGQMPLHMRLPKLKGFKNPAHKQFQVVNLEKLAELYPQGGEVTVADLIAKGAVRKNELVKVLGQGDIAVALQVTVDAVSGSAAEKITAAGGTVTELL, encoded by the coding sequence ATGGCGGACTCTCCGCTGAAGGTCCACAACCTGCGTCCTGCCCCGGGTGCCAAGACCGCCAAGACCCGTGTCGGTCGTGGTGAGGCGTCCAAGGGTAAGACCGCCGGTCGTGGTACCAAGGGCACCAAGGCCCGCTACCAGGTTCCGCAGCGCTTCGAGGGTGGGCAGATGCCCCTCCACATGCGTCTGCCGAAGCTCAAGGGCTTCAAGAACCCGGCGCACAAGCAGTTCCAGGTCGTGAACCTGGAGAAGCTGGCCGAGCTCTACCCGCAGGGTGGCGAGGTCACCGTGGCCGACCTGATCGCGAAGGGCGCCGTTCGCAAGAACGAGCTCGTCAAGGTCCTCGGCCAGGGCGACATCGCTGTGGCGCTGCAGGTGACGGTGGACGCCGTCTCCGGCTCCGCCGCCGAGAAGATCACCGCCGCCGGCGGCACCGTCACCGAGCTGCTCTGA
- the rpmD gene encoding 50S ribosomal protein L30 has product MARLKITQTKSYIGSKQNHRDTLRSLGLKRMHDVVVKEDRPEIRGMAHTVRHLVTVEEVD; this is encoded by the coding sequence ATGGCTCGCCTCAAGATCACGCAGACCAAGTCCTACATCGGTAGCAAGCAGAACCACCGTGACACCCTGCGTTCGCTTGGTCTCAAGCGCATGCACGACGTGGTCGTGAAGGAGGACCGTCCCGAGATCCGCGGGATGGCCCACACCGTCCGCCACCTCGTCACGGTCGAGGAGGTTGACTGA
- the rpsE gene encoding 30S ribosomal protein S5 — MAGPQRRGSGAGGGTGGGERRDRKRDDRGNAPAVEKTAYVERVVAINRVAKVVKGGRRFSFTALVVVGDGDGTVGVGYGKAKEVPAAIAKGVEEAKKNFFKVPRIQGTIPHPIQGEKAAGVVLLKPASPGTGVIAGGPVRAVLECAGVHDILSKSLGSDNAINIVHATVAALKGLVRPEEIAARRGLPLEDVAPAALLRARAAGVSA; from the coding sequence ATGGCTGGACCCCAGCGCCGCGGTAGCGGCGCCGGCGGCGGCACCGGCGGTGGCGAGCGGCGTGACCGTAAGCGTGACGACCGGGGCAACGCCCCCGCCGTCGAGAAGACCGCTTACGTTGAGCGCGTCGTCGCGATCAACCGTGTCGCCAAGGTTGTCAAGGGTGGTCGTCGTTTCAGCTTCACCGCGCTGGTCGTGGTGGGCGACGGTGACGGCACCGTAGGTGTCGGCTACGGGAAGGCGAAGGAGGTTCCGGCCGCCATCGCCAAGGGTGTTGAGGAGGCCAAGAAGAACTTCTTCAAGGTCCCCCGTATCCAGGGCACCATCCCGCACCCGATCCAGGGCGAGAAGGCCGCCGGCGTCGTGCTCCTGAAGCCGGCGTCCCCCGGTACCGGTGTTATCGCCGGTGGCCCGGTGCGTGCCGTCCTGGAGTGCGCCGGCGTTCACGACATCCTGTCGAAGTCGCTCGGCTCGGACAACGCGATCAACATCGTGCACGCCACCGTGGCTGCTCTGAAGGGCCTCGTGCGCCCCGAGGAGATCGCCGCCCGCCGTGGCCTGCCGCTGGAGGACGTGGCTCCCGCCGCTCTGCTGCGGGCGCGTGCTGCTGGGGTGAGCGCCTGA
- the rplR gene encoding 50S ribosomal protein L18 — protein MTVSVKIGKGNGYKNAARKRRAIRVRKRVVGTEVRPRLVVTRSNRHMVAQVIDDAKGHTLASASTLDVSIKGTEGDKTELAKKVGSLVAERAKAAGIESVVFDRAGNRYAGRIAALADAAREAGLDF, from the coding sequence ATGACTGTCTCTGTCAAGATCGGCAAGGGCAACGGCTACAAGAACGCCGCCCGCAAGCGCCGCGCGATCCGCGTTCGCAAGCGCGTCGTTGGCACCGAGGTGCGTCCGCGCCTCGTTGTGACGCGCTCGAACCGCCACATGGTCGCCCAGGTCATCGACGACGCCAAGGGTCACACCCTGGCGTCGGCGTCCACCCTCGACGTGTCCATCAAGGGCACCGAGGGCGACAAGACCGAGCTGGCCAAGAAGGTCGGGAGCCTGGTCGCCGAGCGCGCCAAGGCCGCCGGCATCGAGTCGGTCGTCTTCGACCGCGCAGGCAACCGCTACGCCGGGCGCATCGCCGCCCTGGCGGACGCTGCCCGCGAGGCCGGGCTCGACTTCTAA
- the rplF gene encoding 50S ribosomal protein L6, with product MSRIGRLPIPVPAGVDVTIDGQAVSVKGPKGSLTHVVAAPIEIGKGEDGTLLVTRPNDERLSKALHGLSRTLVANMITGVTAGYRKSLEISGVGYRVAAKGSSMEFQLGYSHPILIEAPEGISFVVESPTKFHVDGIDKQLVGEVSAKIRKLRKPDPYKAKGVKYAGEVIRRKVGKSGK from the coding sequence ATGTCGCGCATTGGACGGCTGCCCATCCCGGTTCCCGCCGGCGTGGACGTCACCATCGATGGCCAGGCGGTCTCGGTGAAGGGCCCGAAGGGGTCCCTCACCCACGTTGTCGCCGCGCCGATCGAGATCGGCAAGGGCGAGGACGGCACCCTGCTCGTCACCCGCCCCAACGACGAGCGTCTGTCGAAGGCCCTTCACGGCCTTTCCCGCACGCTGGTGGCGAACATGATCACCGGCGTGACCGCGGGCTACCGCAAGTCGCTGGAGATCAGCGGTGTTGGTTACCGAGTCGCTGCGAAGGGCTCCTCGATGGAGTTCCAGCTCGGCTACAGCCACCCGATCCTGATCGAGGCCCCGGAGGGCATCTCCTTCGTGGTCGAGTCGCCCACCAAGTTCCACGTGGACGGGATCGACAAGCAGCTGGTCGGCGAGGTTTCGGCCAAGATCCGCAAGCTGCGTAAGCCTGACCCGTACAAGGCCAAGGGCGTCAAGTACGCGGGCGAGGTCATCCGCCGCAAGGTCGGAAAGAGTGGTAAGTAA
- the rpsH gene encoding 30S ribosomal protein S8 yields the protein MTMTDPIADMLTRLRNANSAYHDTVAMPASKIKAHVAEILQQEGYISSWKVEEPVEGEVGKKLTIELKFGPNRERSIAGIKRISKPGLRVYAKSTNLPKVLGGLGVAIISTSSGLLTDKQAAKKGVGGEVLAYVW from the coding sequence ATGACCATGACCGACCCCATCGCAGACATGCTCACGCGTCTGCGTAACGCGAACTCGGCGTACCACGACACCGTGGCGATGCCGGCTAGCAAGATCAAGGCGCACGTCGCCGAGATCCTGCAGCAGGAGGGGTACATCTCCTCCTGGAAGGTTGAGGAGCCGGTTGAGGGCGAGGTCGGCAAGAAGCTGACCATCGAGCTCAAGTTCGGTCCCAACCGTGAGCGCTCCATCGCCGGCATCAAGCGCATCAGCAAGCCGGGTCTGCGCGTTTACGCAAAGTCCACCAACCTGCCGAAGGTTCTCGGCGGCCTGGGCGTGGCGATCATCTCCACGTCCTCCGGCCTCCTGACCGACAAGCAGGCCGCCAAGAAGGGCGTAGGCGGAGAAGTTCTCGCCTACGTCTGGTAA
- a CDS encoding type Z 30S ribosomal protein S14 — protein sequence MAKKSLIAKAERKPKFGVRAYTRCQRCGRPHSVYRKFGLCRVCLREMAHRGELPGVTKSSW from the coding sequence ATGGCGAAGAAGTCCCTCATCGCGAAGGCCGAGCGTAAGCCGAAGTTCGGCGTCCGGGCCTACACCCGGTGCCAGCGCTGCGGCCGTCCGCACTCGGTGTACCGCAAGTTCGGCCTGTGCCGTGTGTGCCTCCGTGAGATGGCGCACCGCGGCGAGCTGCCGGGCGTGACCAAGAGCTCCTGGTAA
- the rplE gene encoding 50S ribosomal protein L5, which yields MSETTVEKVAPRLKERYNSEIKGQLQEQFSYENVMLIPGLVKVVVNMGVGEAARDSKLIEGAIRDLTAITGQKPAVTKARKSIAQFKLREGQPIGTHVTLRGDRMWEFVDRLVTLALPRIRDFRGLSPKQFDGRGNYTFGLTEQVMFHEIDQDKVDRQRGMDITVVTTAQTDDEGRALLRALGFPFKEA from the coding sequence ATGTCTGAGACGACTGTTGAGAAGGTGGCCCCCCGTCTCAAGGAGCGTTACAACTCCGAGATCAAGGGTCAGCTGCAGGAGCAGTTCTCGTACGAGAACGTCATGCTGATCCCCGGCCTGGTCAAGGTCGTGGTCAACATGGGTGTCGGCGAGGCCGCCCGTGACAGCAAGCTGATCGAGGGCGCGATCCGCGACCTCACCGCCATCACCGGCCAGAAGCCGGCGGTGACGAAGGCTCGCAAGTCCATCGCGCAGTTCAAGCTGCGTGAGGGCCAGCCGATCGGCACCCACGTCACCCTCCGTGGTGACCGCATGTGGGAGTTCGTGGACCGTCTGGTGACGCTGGCTCTGCCGCGTATCCGTGACTTCCGCGGCCTCTCGCCCAAGCAGTTCGACGGCCGTGGCAACTACACCTTCGGTCTGACCGAGCAGGTTATGTTCCACGAGATCGACCAGGACAAGGTCGACCGTCAGCGCGGTATGGACATCACCGTCGTGACCACCGCTCAGACCGACGACGAGGGCCGGGCGCTCCTGCGCGCTCTGGGCTTCCCGTTCAAGGAGGCGTGA
- the rplX gene encoding 50S ribosomal protein L24, with translation MKIKKGDLVQVITGKDRGKQGKVIQAMPAENKVLVEGVNRVKKHTKPGPGTQGGIVTVEAPVHVSNVQLVVEKDGKKVVTRVGYRFDDEGNKIRVAKRTGEDI, from the coding sequence ATGAAGATCAAGAAGGGTGACCTGGTCCAGGTCATCACCGGCAAGGACCGCGGCAAGCAGGGCAAGGTCATCCAGGCCATGCCCGCCGAGAACAAGGTCCTGGTCGAGGGTGTCAACCGGGTCAAGAAGCACACCAAGCCGGGCCCGGGCACTCAGGGTGGCATTGTCACCGTCGAGGCCCCGGTGCACGTCTCCAACGTCCAGCTGGTCGTGGAGAAGGACGGCAAGAAGGTCGTCACCCGCGTTGGCTACCGCTTCGACGACGAGGGCAACAAGATCCGCGTTGCCAAGCGAACCGGTGAGGACATCTGA
- the rplN gene encoding 50S ribosomal protein L14: protein MIQQESRLRVADNTGAKEILCIRVLGGSGRRYAGIGDVIVATVKDAIPGGSVKKGDVVKCVIVRTVKERRRPDGSYIRFDENAAVVLKNTEGDPRGTRIFGPVGRELRDKKFMKIISLAPEVL from the coding sequence GTGATCCAGCAGGAGTCGCGACTGCGTGTCGCCGACAACACTGGTGCCAAGGAGATCCTTTGCATCCGTGTTCTCGGTGGCTCCGGTCGCCGCTACGCCGGTATCGGGGACGTCATCGTCGCGACCGTCAAGGACGCGATCCCCGGTGGTTCGGTGAAGAAGGGTGACGTCGTCAAGTGCGTCATCGTTCGCACCGTCAAGGAGCGTCGTCGCCCGGATGGCTCGTACATCCGCTTCGACGAGAACGCCGCCGTCGTCCTCAAGAACACCGAGGGTGACCCCCGTGGCACCCGCATCTTCGGCCCGGTGGGCCGCGAGCTGCGCGACAAGAAGTTCATGAAGATCATCTCGCTGGCGCCGGAGGTGCTCTAA
- the rpsQ gene encoding 30S ribosomal protein S17: MTENTNETRGFRKTREGLVVSDKMDKTVVVAVEDRVKHALYGKVIRRTNKLKAHDEQNACGVGDRVLLMETRPLSATKRWRVVEILEKAK, from the coding sequence ATGACTGAGAACACCAACGAGACGCGCGGTTTCCGCAAGACCCGTGAGGGTCTCGTCGTCAGCGACAAGATGGACAAGACCGTCGTCGTCGCCGTCGAGGACCGCGTCAAGCACGCTCTGTACGGCAAGGTCATCCGCCGTACGAACAAGCTGAAGGCGCACGACGAGCAGAACGCCTGCGGCGTGGGCGACCGGGTTCTCCTCATGGAGACCCGCCCGCTGTCCGCGACGAAGCGCTGGCGCGTCGTCGAGATCCTCGAGAAGGCCAAGTAA
- the rpmC gene encoding 50S ribosomal protein L29, with the protein MSAGTKAAELRELDNEALVAKLREAKEELFNLRFQAATGQLDNHGRLKLVRKDIARIYTLMRERELGIETVENA; encoded by the coding sequence ATGTCGGCCGGCACCAAGGCTGCTGAGCTTCGTGAGCTGGACAACGAGGCCCTCGTTGCCAAGCTCCGCGAGGCCAAGGAGGAGCTGTTCAACCTCCGCTTCCAGGCGGCGACCGGGCAGCTCGACAACCACGGACGGCTCAAGCTCGTCCGGAAGGACATCGCGCGGATCTACACCCTGATGCGCGAGCGCGAGCTGGGCATCGAGACGGTGGAGAACGCCTGA
- the rplP gene encoding 50S ribosomal protein L16, which yields MLIPRRVKHRKQHHPKRRGAAKGGTELAFGEYGIQAVTPAYVTNRQIESARIAITRHIRRGGKVWINIYPDRPLTKKPAETRMGSGKGSPEWWIANVHPGRVMFELSYPNEKVAREALTRAAHKLPMKCRIVRREAGES from the coding sequence ATGCTGATCCCTCGTAGGGTCAAGCACCGTAAGCAGCACCACCCCAAGCGGCGTGGCGCTGCCAAGGGTGGCACCGAGCTCGCGTTCGGCGAGTACGGCATCCAGGCCGTGACCCCGGCCTACGTGACGAACCGTCAGATCGAGTCCGCTCGTATCGCGATCACCCGTCACATCCGCCGTGGTGGCAAGGTCTGGATCAACATCTACCCGGACCGCCCGCTCACCAAGAAGCCGGCCGAGACCCGCATGGGTTCCGGTAAGGGTTCGCCGGAGTGGTGGATCGCGAACGTGCACCCGGGTCGGGTCATGTTCGAGCTGTCGTACCCCAACGAGAAGGTGGCTCGTGAGGCGCTCACCCGCGCTGCTCACAAGCTCCCGATGAAGTGCCGGATTGTCCGGCGCGAGGCAGGTGAGAGCTGA
- the rpsC gene encoding 30S ribosomal protein S3: MGQKVNPHGFRLGISTDFKSRWYADKLYKDYVKEDVAIRRMMTKGMERAGISKVEIERTRDRVRVDIHTARPGIVIGRRGTEADRIRGDLEKLTGKQVQLNILEVKNPELDAQLVAQGVAEQLSSRVSFRRAMRKSMQGTMKSGAKGIKVQCSGRLGGAEMSRSEFYREGRVPLHTLRANVDYGFFEAKTTFGRIGVKVWIYKGDVKNIAEVRAENAAARSGNRPARSDARPARGGERGARGGERGGRGRRPQGTEASAPVTEAPAAENTGTEA, translated from the coding sequence ATGGGCCAGAAGGTTAACCCGCACGGGTTCCGCCTCGGCATCAGCACGGACTTCAAGTCCCGCTGGTACGCCGACAAGCTGTACAAGGACTACGTCAAGGAAGACGTTGCCATTCGTCGCATGATGACGAAGGGCATGGAGCGTGCCGGCATCTCGAAGGTTGAGATCGAGCGCACCCGCGACCGCGTCCGCGTCGACATCCACACCGCTCGCCCCGGCATCGTCATCGGTCGCCGTGGCACCGAGGCCGACCGCATCCGCGGCGACCTCGAGAAGCTGACCGGCAAGCAGGTCCAGCTGAACATCCTCGAGGTCAAGAACCCCGAGCTGGACGCCCAGCTCGTGGCTCAGGGCGTCGCGGAGCAGCTGTCCTCCCGCGTGTCGTTCCGCCGTGCCATGCGCAAGTCGATGCAGGGCACCATGAAGTCCGGCGCCAAGGGCATCAAGGTCCAGTGCTCCGGTCGTCTCGGCGGCGCCGAGATGAGCCGTTCGGAGTTCTACCGCGAGGGTCGTGTGCCGCTGCACACCCTTCGTGCGAACGTCGACTACGGCTTCTTCGAGGCCAAGACCACCTTCGGCCGCATCGGCGTGAAGGTCTGGATCTACAAGGGCGACGTCAAGAACATCGCCGAGGTCCGCGCTGAGAACGCCGCTGCCCGCTCGGGCAACCGTCCGGCCCGCTCCGACGCCCGCCCCGCGCGTGGCGGCGAGCGCGGTGCCCGTGGCGGCGAGCGCGGTGGCCGCGGCCGTCGTCCGCAGGGCACCGAGGCTTCGGCCCCGGTGACCGAGGCGCCGGCTGCCGAGAACACTGGAACGGAGGCCTGA
- the rplV gene encoding 50S ribosomal protein L22 — MEARAQARYIRVTPMKARRVVDLIRGMSATEAQAVLRFAPQAATVPVGKVLDSAIANAAHNYNHNNVDDLVISEAYVDEGPTLKRFRPRAQGRAYRIRKRTSHITVVVSSKEGTR; from the coding sequence ATGGAAGCCAGGGCCCAGGCGCGGTACATCCGCGTCACGCCCATGAAGGCCCGCCGCGTGGTGGACCTCATCCGTGGCATGAGTGCCACGGAGGCCCAGGCCGTCCTGCGTTTCGCTCCGCAGGCAGCCACCGTGCCGGTCGGCAAGGTGCTCGACAGCGCCATTGCCAACGCCGCGCACAACTACAACCACAACAACGTGGACGACCTCGTCATCTCCGAGGCGTACGTTGACGAGGGTCCGACCCTGAAGCGGTTCCGTCCGCGTGCTCAGGGCCGTGCCTACCGGATCCGCAAGCGGACCAGCCACATCACCGTGGTCGTCAGCAGCAAGGAAGGGACCCGGTAA
- the rpsS gene encoding 30S ribosomal protein S19, translating into MPRSLKKGPFIDGHLIKKVDAQNEAGTQNVIKTWSRRSVISPSMLGHTIAVHDGRKHVPVFVTESMVGHKLGEFAPTRTFRGHVKDDRKSKRR; encoded by the coding sequence ATGCCGCGCAGTCTCAAGAAGGGCCCCTTCATCGACGGCCACCTCATCAAGAAGGTGGACGCTCAGAACGAGGCGGGTACCCAGAACGTCATCAAGACCTGGTCCCGTCGTTCCGTGATCAGCCCGAGCATGCTCGGTCACACGATCGCGGTTCACGATGGCCGCAAGCACGTCCCGGTGTTCGTCACCGAGTCGATGGTCGGCCACAAGCTCGGCGAGTTCGCGCCGACGCGTACCTTCCGCGGTCACGTCAAGGACGACCGCAAGTCGAAGCGTCGCTAG
- the rplB gene encoding 50S ribosomal protein L2, with protein sequence MGIRKYKPTTPGRRGSSVADFVEITRSTPEKSLVRPLHSKGGRNNAGRVTARHQGGGHKRAYRVIDFRRHDKDGVPAKVAHIEYDPNRTARIALLHYADGEKRYIIAPAKLGQGDRIENGPTADIKPGNNLPLRNIPVGTVIHAVELRPGGGAKLARSAGAGIQLLAREGRMAHLRMPSGEIRLVDARCRATVGEVGNAEQSNINWGKAGRMRWKGVRPTVRGVAMNPIDHPHGGGEGKTSGGRHPVSPWGKKEGRTRKPGKASDALIVRRRKTNKKR encoded by the coding sequence ATGGGCATCCGCAAGTACAAGCCGACTACGCCGGGCCGTCGTGGCTCCAGCGTGGCCGACTTCGTAGAAATCACGCGGTCCACGCCGGAGAAGTCGCTGGTTCGCCCCCTGCACAGCAAGGGCGGCCGTAACAACGCCGGTCGTGTCACTGCTCGCCACCAGGGTGGCGGTCACAAGCGCGCCTACCGCGTGATCGACTTCCGTCGTCACGACAAGGACGGCGTGCCGGCCAAGGTCGCGCACATCGAGTACGACCCCAACCGCACCGCGCGCATCGCGCTCCTGCACTACGCGGACGGCGAGAAGCGCTACATCATCGCCCCCGCGAAGCTCGGTCAGGGTGACCGGATTGAGAACGGCCCCACGGCCGACATCAAGCCGGGCAACAACCTGCCCCTGCGCAACATCCCGGTGGGTACCGTCATCCACGCTGTGGAGCTGCGTCCGGGTGGCGGTGCCAAGCTGGCCCGCTCCGCCGGTGCCGGTATCCAGCTGCTCGCCCGTGAGGGTCGCATGGCGCACCTGCGCATGCCCTCCGGTGAGATCCGCCTGGTGGACGCGCGCTGCCGCGCGACCGTCGGCGAGGTCGGCAACGCCGAGCAGTCGAACATCAACTGGGGCAAGGCCGGCCGTATGCGCTGGAAGGGCGTCCGCCCGACCGTGCGTGGTGTGGCCATGAACCCGATCGACCACCCGCACGGTGGTGGTGAGGGCAAGACCTCCGGTGGTCGCCACCCGGTTTCGCCGTGGGGCAAGAAGGAGGGTCGCACCCGTAAGCCCGGCAAGGCTTCGGACGCTCTCATCGTGCGCCGCCGCAAGACCAACAAGAAGCGCTAG
- the rplW gene encoding 50S ribosomal protein L23: protein MAAEITSKTFTDPRDVLVKPVISEKSYSLLDENKYTFVVSPGANKTQIKQAVEAVFSVKVESVNTLNRQGKRKRSKTGFGKRKDTKRAIVTLAEGNRIDIFGGPVSS, encoded by the coding sequence ATGGCTGCAGAGATCACGAGCAAGACGTTCACGGACCCCCGTGACGTCCTGGTGAAGCCGGTCATCTCCGAGAAGAGCTACTCGCTCCTCGACGAGAACAAGTACACGTTCGTCGTGTCGCCCGGTGCCAACAAGACCCAGATCAAGCAGGCCGTCGAGGCGGTCTTCTCGGTCAAGGTCGAGTCCGTCAACACGCTCAACCGTCAGGGCAAGCGCAAGCGCTCCAAGACGGGCTTTGGCAAGCGCAAGGACACCAAGCGCGCCATCGTGACGCTGGCTGAGGGCAACCGCATCGACATCTTCGGTGGTCCGGTCTCCTCCTGA
- the rplD gene encoding 50S ribosomal protein L4, protein MSTIDILSPAGDKTGSLELPAEIFDAKVSVPLMHQVVVAQLAAARQGTHKTKTRGEVRGGGKKPYRQKGTGRARQGSTRAPQFAGGGVVHGPVPRDYSQRTPKKMIAAALRGALTDRARHNRIHVITDVVATEAPSTKAAKGLFGKITDRKNVLLVVERADELGLKSARNLPNVHILDAGQLNTYDVLVSDDVVFTQAAFERFVAGPAASAKAVAAEGELEGSAA, encoded by the coding sequence ATGAGCACCATTGACATCCTGTCGCCGGCTGGCGACAAGACCGGCAGCCTCGAGCTTCCGGCCGAGATCTTCGACGCGAAGGTCAGCGTTCCGCTGATGCACCAGGTCGTCGTGGCGCAGCTCGCTGCGGCCCGTCAGGGCACCCACAAGACCAAGACTCGTGGCGAGGTCCGCGGTGGCGGCAAGAAGCCGTACCGTCAGAAGGGCACCGGCCGCGCCCGTCAGGGCTCGACCCGTGCGCCGCAGTTCGCCGGCGGTGGCGTTGTGCACGGTCCCGTGCCGCGCGACTACTCGCAGCGGACCCCGAAGAAGATGATCGCCGCCGCTCTCCGCGGTGCGCTCACCGACCGGGCCCGCCACAACCGCATCCACGTCATCACCGACGTTGTTGCGACCGAGGCGCCGTCGACCAAGGCCGCCAAGGGTCTGTTCGGCAAGATCACCGACCGCAAGAACGTCCTTCTGGTCGTCGAGCGTGCGGACGAGCTGGGCCTCAAGTCCGCTCGCAACCTGCCGAACGTGCACATCCTGGACGCCGGTCAGCTGAACACCTACGACGTGCTCGTCTCCGACGATGTGGTCTTCACCCAGGCTGCTTTCGAGCGTTTCGTGGCGGGTCCCGCCGCGTCCGCCAAGGCTGTGGCTGCTGAGGGCGAGCTCGAAGGGAGCGCCGCCTGA
- the rplC gene encoding 50S ribosomal protein L3 has translation MAKQIKGILGEKLGMTQVWDENNRIVPVTVVKAGPNVVTQVHTADSASGYDAVQIGFGEIDPRKVNKPLAGHFAKAGVTPRRHLVELRTSDASEYTLGQEITAELFEAGVKVDVTGTSKGKGFAGVMKRHNFKGLGAGHGTQRKHRSPGSIGGCATPGRVFKGMRMAGRMGHERVTTQNLTVHAVDAEKGLLLIKGAIPGPNGGLVLVRTAAKGL, from the coding sequence ATGGCAAAGCAGATTAAGGGCATCCTGGGCGAGAAGCTCGGCATGACCCAGGTCTGGGACGAGAACAACCGGATCGTGCCGGTGACCGTCGTCAAGGCCGGGCCCAATGTCGTGACCCAGGTTCACACCGCCGACAGCGCGAGCGGCTACGACGCCGTGCAGATCGGCTTCGGCGAGATCGACCCCCGCAAGGTGAACAAGCCCCTCGCGGGCCACTTCGCCAAGGCCGGTGTCACCCCGCGCCGCCACCTGGTCGAGCTGCGTACCTCGGACGCGTCCGAGTACACCCTCGGCCAGGAGATCACCGCTGAGCTGTTCGAGGCGGGTGTCAAGGTCGACGTGACCGGCACCTCCAAGGGCAAGGGCTTCGCCGGTGTCATGAAGCGTCACAACTTCAAGGGCCTCGGCGCCGGTCACGGCACCCAGCGCAAGCACCGTTCGCCCGGTTCCATCGGTGGCTGCGCCACCCCGGGCCGCGTGTTCAAGGGCATGCGTATGGCGGGTCGGATGGGCCACGAGCGCGTGACCACCCAGAACCTGACCGTGCACGCCGTTGACGCGGAGAAGGGCCTGCTGCTCATCAAGGGCGCAATCCCGGGCCCGAACGGCGGCCTCGTCCTCGTCCGCACCGCGGCGAAGGGGCTGTGA
- the rpsJ gene encoding 30S ribosomal protein S10, with protein sequence MAGQKIRIRLKAYDHEVIDSSAKKIVETVIRTGAQVAGPVPLPTEKNVYCVIRSPHKYKDSREHFEMRTHKRLIDILDPTPKTVDSLMRLDLPAGVDIEIKL encoded by the coding sequence ATGGCGGGACAGAAGATCCGCATCCGGCTCAAGGCCTACGACCACGAGGTGATTGACTCCTCGGCGAAGAAGATCGTCGAGACGGTCATTCGCACTGGTGCGCAGGTCGCGGGCCCGGTGCCGCTGCCCACTGAGAAGAACGTGTACTGCGTCATCCGCTCGCCGCACAAGTACAAGGACTCGCGCGAGCACTTCGAGATGCGCACTCACAAGCGTCTGATCGACATCCTCGACCCGACCCCGAAGACCGTTGACTCGCTGATGCGCCTCGACCTTCCGGCCGGCGTCGACATCGAGATCAAGCTCTGA
- a CDS encoding Uma2 family endonuclease — MPSIEQPNAGLSRSAEDELLDAFLNLSTPAGFRAELIEGEIVVTPPPDGNHEAAFAIISKQLYRMSRDEVHVSGAKGLITPRGRFIPDGTVGHEGLFDDQEPWMPAAGVLLVFEITSSRPSTDREAKRLGYAAAGIPLYLLVDRTDGALTLFSSPENGDYRDLNRVSFGKPLELPAPFAFTLDSALLG; from the coding sequence ATGCCATCCATCGAGCAGCCGAACGCGGGGCTGTCCAGGTCCGCGGAGGACGAGCTCCTCGACGCCTTCCTGAACCTCTCCACCCCGGCCGGCTTCCGCGCCGAACTCATCGAGGGGGAGATCGTCGTGACCCCGCCGCCGGACGGCAACCACGAAGCGGCCTTCGCGATCATCAGCAAGCAGCTCTACCGGATGTCGCGTGACGAGGTCCACGTCAGCGGCGCCAAGGGGCTCATCACCCCACGGGGGCGCTTCATCCCGGACGGCACCGTCGGCCACGAGGGCCTCTTCGACGACCAGGAGCCGTGGATGCCGGCTGCGGGCGTGCTCCTGGTCTTCGAGATCACGTCCAGCCGGCCGTCGACCGACCGCGAGGCCAAGCGCCTCGGCTACGCCGCCGCCGGCATCCCGCTCTATCTCCTCGTCGACCGCACGGACGGCGCGCTCACGCTGTTCTCCTCGCCGGAGAACGGCGACTACCGCGACCTGAACCGGGTGTCCTTCGGCAAGCCGCTGGAGCTTCCGGCGCCGTTCGCGTTCACGCTTGACTCGGCCCTCCTTGGCTGA